The following DNA comes from Chloroflexota bacterium.
GCCGATTGTGGGGCTGCCTTCGACTTCACCACTGAAGAGCAGGAATTCTACCAGTCCAAAGGCTTCACCAACGAGCCAAAGCGCTGCCCCTCATGTCGCCAGGCGAGAAAGTCTGAGCGGGGCGGTGGTGGCAGTTACGGTGGTGGTTCCAGTAGCTACGGCTCCCCGCGACGGATGTTCCCCGTGAAATGCGCCACGTGTGGCAAAGACACTGAAGTACCTTTTGAACCT
Coding sequences within:
- a CDS encoding zinc-ribbon domain containing protein; its protein translation is MSFQNKTLSCADCGAAFDFTTEEQEFYQSKGFTNEPKRCPSCRQARKSERGGGGSYGGGSSSYGSPRRMFPVKCATCGKDTEVPFEPRGDRPVYCSDCYRKVRPGR